The DNA segment TCTATCATCCAGAGGAGACCCAAGCTCACATTAACCAGACCCAAGGAACCTGAACTTGAAACAACTAATCGGGTTCGTTCAGTCAGAGTAAAGAGCACTGCTGAGCTTGAGGAAGAGATGATGGCTAAGATTCCAAAATTCAAGGCTCGACCACTAAACAAAAAGGTATGCAAATGGCTtatttaacattaaaatttggtattttcaatatttaattggTTCTTCTGTTTGTCATAGATTCTGGAAGCTGCAACCTTACCTGCAGTACCAAGAAGTGTACCCCAGCTGCCTGTATTTCAGGTGAAGTATACATTAGATTGGATGGAGAGAAAAATGCAAGGTTGTTTGGTTCTGACTCATTAAACTCAATTATTCTTAACATGGTTCAGGAATTTCATTTGGAGACAATGACGAGGGCCAATCAGAATGCAGAATCGTCTACAGTAGCCTCAACTGAATCTTCTTCTCTCCAGGTTTTTAGAAAAGCAACCatactattttaaaatcattcttAATCCTTGAAGAAATGAACTAGTTTTATTTACTCTTTGTTTTTGCTTGTCTGACAGAATCATCAGTGGAATCCTCATCACCTAACTGAACCTAAAACCCCGCTTCTTCAAACATCATTGCGAGCACGTCCACCCCGGGTGAAAAGTTCTGTTGAGCTTGAGCAGGAAGCACTCGAAAAAGTTCTTCCATTCAAGGCCAGGCCTTTGAATAAGAAGGTACTGCTCATCTTTTTCAATGGAGAGTTAAATTCCAATTGTTACTTCCATAATTTCCTTGACTAATTATGTTACCAACTACTGCAGATATTTGAAAGCAAAGGGGGTTTGGGCATATTCTGTAACACAAAGCGGCAAGTGACTAAGCCTCAAGAATTCCATTTCGCGACAGATGAAAGGATTCCACCACCACAGGCCTCTGTTACTGATCTTTTTGATAAGGTTATTGGAATGGAGAAGTTTATCTCCTTGAATTCATTTCTATTCCTAGTCCCTAGCTAAAATGCCTTTGATTTTTCTCACTGTAGAGTGTATTTTCGTTTTCCCAGCTTTCTTTGAATTCAGAACCTCACCGGGACAATCATCCAATCCCAAGAATCACCAAACCGAATCCATTCCATCTCCACACGGAGGTATGCCACTCTACCTCCTCCTGTTGTGGTCCATGTGACAAATGAATATTGTTCATCCAAATTTCTGTTTTTACACCAATTTTTGGTTTAATGACATCAGGATAGAGGAACtgagaaagaaacaaaattcgTGATGAAGGTGATGGAAAAAGAGATGGAAGAGGAAAAAGCAAGGGTTCCCAGGGCCCATCCATATCCATACACCACTGATTACCCCGTGGTACAGAAATTTATATACATATGTTACTTGTTCTAATTGTGAGAGCACTTTGTGGGAAAGCAGCAATGGCTTGGGTGTGATGATTATATTTATCTGTTACAGATCCCTCCCAAACCGGAGCCTAAGCCATGTACAAAACCAGAACCATTCCAACTGGAAAGCCTGGTGAGGCATGAAGAAGAAATGCTGAGGGAAATGGAAGAAAGGAAGAGAATGGAGAAGGAAGAGGCTGAACGGAGGAGGTTCAAGGCGCAGCCAGTCTTGAAAGAGTAAGCAGCAATCAAAGATTTTTGGACATTTGCAACACACCAGTTCTGTTTCCTAggaaatagtaactgatttattatttataattgataTTTGCAGGGACCCAATTCCACTTCCAGAGAAAGCAAGAAAACCCCTGACACAGGTTCAGGAATTCAATCACCATGTAGATCATCGAGCTGTGGATAGAGCAGAATTTGATGAAAGggtaaaaaacactcttccaaggctcatcTTTGCTAAGGCTCTCGTTTACTTGGAGAAAAGTCAATTCAACTTTCTTTTTTGTCCTTACAGATCAAGGAGAAAGAACAAATGTATAAGAGATACAGAGAGGAGAGCGAGTCAGCAAGGCTGGTATGTGGGGATGgatacattcacatagtttgtAAGTTTGACTTATTCAGATCTCAAAAAGCTTCACAACTAATCCaacaatgatgatgatgatgacagATGGAGGAAGAGAAGGCGTTGAAACAGCTGAGAAGGACACTGGTTCCACATGCAAGGGCGGTGCCCAATTTTGATCGTCCTTTCTGCCCTCAAAAGTAAGAAAAACTTCCTATATGTAATCAAACCAAACCCCTCACCCTTATTCcccataataataaaaataatatgcttGATTGATTGTGATTATGACAGGTCTTCAAAGGAGACAACCAAAGCAAAGTCCCCTTACTTGCGTGTGctccaaagaaaagaa comes from the Vitis vinifera cultivar Pinot Noir 40024 chromosome 12, ASM3070453v1 genome and includes:
- the LOC100262517 gene encoding protein TPX2, producing the protein MEDTGSVFIDQTYEFSAPKFFDFINGESEAETRNAELWFDTAISHAPSPFMPRIKTGRSVVTESLLCDFSEADQPQKKVSQSADSTVTNCASETKPQSEMMPAEIKEEELTPNEAKEENNASLVNLVSADEEATKDKDKGGVCTLENGSDSTEGASSAVERKTNDNKSLLSLQVETEACTPKQPTISHKENQTDLKNLKAEKIRGTEACTPKPPMTSQNANLTDSKKHQTAKKIASLVKNPSALKPKNHSQLSQAKGKPPSSVRRDPRVKNPTTTHNLAQEYQAIKRQKLEGGKTRQILNVKPQNLPHKGSSNLCPSTAKTSKEDRKVYVREAAAPFVSMAEMMRKFQSNTRGMSLPNLNSSLSHGDATSIIQRRPKLTLTRPKEPELETTNRVRSVRVKSTAELEEEMMAKIPKFKARPLNKKILEAATLPAVPRSVPQLPVFQEFHLETMTRANQNAESSTVASTESSSLQNHQWNPHHLTEPKTPLLQTSLRARPPRVKSSVELEQEALEKVLPFKARPLNKKIFESKGGLGIFCNTKRQVTKPQEFHFATDERIPPPQASVTDLFDKLSLNSEPHRDNHPIPRITKPNPFHLHTEDRGTEKETKFVMKVMEKEMEEEKARVPRAHPYPYTTDYPVIPPKPEPKPCTKPEPFQLESLVRHEEEMLREMEERKRMEKEEAERRRFKAQPVLKEDPIPLPEKARKPLTQVQEFNHHVDHRAVDRAEFDERIKEKEQMYKRYREESESARLMEEEKALKQLRRTLVPHARAVPNFDRPFCPQKSSKETTKAKSPYLRVLQRKERRKMTLATATSAAANNMR